In Cryptomeria japonica chromosome 10, Sugi_1.0, whole genome shotgun sequence, a genomic segment contains:
- the LOC131045483 gene encoding beta-glucosidase 12-like, whose protein sequence is MNSEKGWRAFAVVCMWWVFLVAGQEEIKVLNRSGFPPGFIFGTGSASYQYEGAAREGGRGPSIWDTFSHIPGTTVDGSNGDVAVDQYHRYKEDVKLMKDMGMDAYRFSISWTRILPYGSVRGGINKAGVAYYNNLINELLKHDIRPFVTLFHWDLPQALEDSYGGFLSENIVEDFEAYSEVCFQEFGDRVKHWITLNEPYTFTTLGYDSGISAPGRHSSSNGSSSNGNSATEPYIVTHNLLLSHAAAVRVYKNKFQVVQKGLIGITLNSDWFLPYSKSHSDQKAAQRAIDFMFGWYMDPITKGRYPSTMRKLVGDRLPKFSAHQSAMVKGSFDFLGLNYYTSLYAADVSTPPNPLNTSYTLDSQTNQTAERNGMLIGPQAGSSWLYVYPRGIGELLTYIKHRYDNPLIFITENGIDEKNDDTLSLAQSLNDTWRIDFHSKHLSFVQQAIRDGSDVQGYFAWSLLDDFEWINGYTIRFGLHYIDYKNNLNRYPKASVYWFQKFLK, encoded by the exons ATGAATAGCGAAAAGGGATGGAGAGCCTTTGCAGTGGTGTGCATGTGGTGGGTTTTTCTTGTAGCGggtcaggaagaaataaaagtactGAATAGGAGTGGGTTTCCACCTGGATTTATATTTGGTACAGGCTCTGCCTCATATCAGTATGAAGGAGCTGCTAGGGAAGGAGGAAGAGGCCCAAGCATCTGGGATACTTTCTCCCATATCCCAG GGACAACCGTTGATGGGAGCAATGGGGATGTTGCTGTGGACCAATATCATCGCTATAAG GAGGATGTGAAACTGATGAAGGACATGGGCATGGATGCATATAGGTTTTCTATTTCTTGGACACGGATACTACCAT ATGGATCGGTCAGAGGTGGAATTAACAAAGCTGGAGTGGCGTACTACAACAATCTTATTAATGAACTCTTGAAACATG ATATCAGGCCTTTCGTGACACTGTTTCATTGGGACCTTCCGCAAGCTCTGGAGGATAGCTATGGAGGCTTTCTCAGCGAGAATATTGT GGAAGATTTTGAAGCTTACAGTGAAGTGTGCTTCCAAGAGTTTGGTGATCGAGTGAAGCACTGGATTACTCTAAACGAGCCATATACCTTCACTACATTAGGATATGACAGTGGCATCTCTGCACCCGGCCGCCATTCCTCTTCTAATGGAAGTTCAAGCAATGGTAATTCGGCAACAGAGCCATATATTGTTACGCATAATCTTCTTCTTTCTCATGCAGCTGCTGTGCGTGTATATAAGAACAAGTTTCAG GTCGTGCAGAAGGGATTGATCGGAATCACACTTAATAGCGACTGGTTTCTTCCCTATTCAAAATCACATTCTGACCAGAAAGCCGCTCAAAGGGCAATAGATTTTATGTTTGGTTG GTATATGGATCCAATTACAAAAGGAAGATACCCCTCAACAATGAGAAAGCTTGTTGGGGATCGGTTACCCAAATTTAGTGCCCATCAATCTGCCATGGTAAAAGGATCGTTTGATTTTCTGGGCTTAAATTATTACACGAGTCTCTACGCTGCTGATGTTTCAACACCACCGAATCCTCTTAACACAAGCTATACATTGGACTCTCAAACTAATCAAACAG CTGAGAGAAATGGTATGCTCATCGGACCACAGGCAGGATCGAGTTGGCTTTACGTGTATCCGCGTGGAATAGGAGAGCTGTTGACGTATATTAAACATAGATATGACAATCCACTCATTTTTATCACagaaaatg GTATTGATGAAAAAAATGATGATACATTGTCATTGGCACAAAGTCTAAATGATACTTGGCGAATCGATTTTCACTCAAAGCATTTATCATTTGTCCAACAAGCAATAAG GGACGGATCTGATGTACAAGGTTACTTTGCATGGTCATTATTAGACGACTTCGAATGGATAAATGGCTATACAATTCGATTTGGTCTTCATTACATAGATTATAAGAACAACTTAAATCGATATCCAAAAGCATCTGTTTATTGGTTTCAAAAGTtcctgaaataa